In Chanos chanos chromosome 14, fChaCha1.1, whole genome shotgun sequence, the sequence aaacaagtcactaacacaacactgacattaaataaacaagtcaccaacacaacactgacaataaataaacaagtcaccaacacaacactgacaataaataaacaagtcaccaacacaacactgacattaaataaacaagtcaccaacacaacactgacaataaataaacaagtcaccaacacaacactgacaataaataaacaagtcaccaacacaacactgacattaaataaacaagtcaccaacacaacactggcattaaacaaacaagtcaccaacacaacactggcattaaataaacaagtcaccaacacaacactgacattaaataaacaagtcaccaacacaacactgacaataaacaaacaagtcaccaacacaacactgacattaaataaacaagtcaccaacccAAGACggacattaaataaacaagtcactaacacaacactcacattaaataaaaaagtcaccaacacaacactgacattaaataaacaagtaaccaacacaacactgacaataaacaaacaagtcaccaacCCAAGactgacattaaataaacaagtcactaacacaacactgacattaaataaaaaagtcaccaacacaacactgacattaaataaaaaagtcaccaacacaacactggcattaaataaacaagtcaccaacacaacactggcataaaataaacaagtcaccaacacaacactgacaataaataaacaagtcaccaacccaacactggcattaaataaacaagtcaccaacacaacactggcattaaataaacaagtcaccaacacaacactgacattaagtaaacaagtcaccaacacaacactgacattaaataaacaagtcaccaacacaacactggcattaaataaacaagtcaccaacacaacactgacaataaataaacaagtcaccaacacaacactgacaataaacaaacaagtcaccaacacaacactgacattaaataaacaagtcactaacacaacactgacattaaataaacaagtcaccaacacaacactgacaataaataaacaagtcaccaacacaacactgacattaaataaacaagtcaccaacacaacactgacaataaataaacaagtcaccaacacaacactgacaataaataaacaagtcaccaacacaacactgacattaaataaacaagtcaccaacacaacactggcattaacaaacaagtcaccaacacaacactggcattaaataaacaagtcaccaacacaacactgacattaaataaacaagtcaccaacacaacactgacaataaacaaacaagtcaccaacacaacactgacattaaataaacaagtcaccaacacaacactggcattaaataaacaagtcaccaacacaacactggcattaaataaacaagtcaccaacacaacactggcataaaataaacaagtcaccaacacaacactgacaataaacaaacaagtcaccaacCCAACACTGGCATTACAtaaccaggaaaaaaaagctttgtcaAAGGTCATACGCCTGAGTTTAACCTTAGGATGTTTGACTGACAATGGACCCTAGACCTGGACCATTTATGCAGTGCTGTTCCCAGACTCCAAGATAGACTATTTATATGGCAGTATTTATAttacagtgatgtgaaaacATGGTAAACACTGATACCATGCGGTCCGGTTTGAAAGGTCCTGAATGCCACGCTGTCCTTTAAGAGCGCTTCAGTATTCTGACAGCGAACTCCAGAGCAGGTCCTCATAAGGCCCAATCAGCTTTTCAAAATGGCAACAGACGAACTTCACAAAGCTACCACAGGAGATGTACTGAACTGAGATCTGACAGAGGAAACAGGACCAGGGGCACTGGAGTGTGTCgactgcgtgcgtgtgtgtgtgtgtgtgtgtgagagagagtgtgtgtgtgcgtgtgttaatacCTTAACCTTGATCTCCACTCGACTGTGGGAGAACCTTTCGATCACACTCTCTATCCAAAACAGAGGCTTcacctgtcagagagacagaggaccaGCACGCGTGTTTAACACAGCccaacagtgtgtctgtatgtgggtgtgtgtgtgtgtgtgtgtgtgtctgtatgtgtgtctgtgtgtgtgtgtgtgtgtctgtatgtgggggtgtgtgtatgtgtgtgtgtgtgtgtgtgtgtgtactcactgtgGTGTTAAGGCGGTAAGACATAAGCTCAGACTCTCCGTCCGGAGGGATGAAGGAGATGGTTCTGTCATTTTCAAAGcgagagagacgcacacactGATGAAACTTCACATCCTCCAAGTCTACAGACTTACTCTtctctcctgagagagagagagagagagagagagagaatttgggTGAGTAATTAGacaaatatgacattttaacCGACATTTAAAAGGTTGTGTTGGGGACTGTAGAGTTGAGGTCATAGACTCTGTGAGCCTCACAGTCTTCCTTGGGGAGTCTCTGCAGTCACACTCACGAAACACCAGGCAACATCTCACCCACACCGTCGAAAGGCCATGGaggacacaagcacacacacacacactctctctctctctcacacacacacacacacacacacacgcatgcacacacacctctctgagCCTCCTGATTGGCTCCCTTGGGCTGAGTGAAACACAGGCAAGGCGCTGAGAAGGTCTCAGCAGATTCTCTGGGAGACTGACTTTGGAATCTCAGGCAGATACTGAGGATATGAGGGATTTATCAGGAATTCATTTAGGGTATGAAGTTAATTGTTCATAAAACTGTAACCATTTCTGACCTGGAGTCTCtgtattttaaagtaaaaatagTAATAGCACTGCTAAATCGAACCTTTTTGCGCTGTTCTGCTTACAGGCACTTCCCAGTCCTGTCCTGAGGGGGGCAGTGTTTGACTAAAACCTGTGAACATGCACTGGCCCGGCTGGTGTGTGTCTGGAGTTGCACAAGTGGAGGTGTGTAATTCAGGAAGTGTATGTAAGGAACCCTCTCACTTACTACAGAGGAAACAAGACTGAGTGAAAGTCAGATTCATGCCTCTGTGATCTTCCCTCAAATATGAGAGCTTTACACAGGAAtgagaaatgtgagaaaatgtgtttttaacaaacgtgtgtttacaaacacagcaaCCGTCTCCATCTATCTCATATGTGCCATTTCAGATACACGGTAAGGTAAACTTTGTATTCATCGACCCACATTAAAGTGATGTTTCACTGATAGATCCTTTCTCTGTTCAGATTTAAAGCCCACGGCATCCTGATCTGCAGCTGTACACTAAAACAAGGTGTGCTCCACAGGGAGGCCAGACTCCTGCTGGGATGTGTGATGCTGGGCTGAGGATTAGGAGGTGGAAAAGATGGAGGGAACATGTGTAATGAGTACATatcaggaacagacagagagatgggaaggAGAACAGGGCAAACTGCAGCTCCTCTCTCAAAACAGAAAGACCAACTCCTCTTCTCGGAGCCATTTAAGGTCAGATATCGAGGAGGAAGTCAAAGAGAGAGGCCAggtgctgggggtgggggggtgggggtggggggtctaaAGTATTTGGGGTTTGAGTGAGTGACTGGTCACAGACGTCCATACTCACTGCCCGTGTTCTCAAAGAGCACTTTGTCATTGAGGCCCAGTCTCAGCTCCGGCATGCCCGACAGAATGACTTTCAACTTTATACTGCCCAGAATCTCACTGCGCAACACGCTGCCGGTGGCActcacctacagagagagacagacagagagagagagagagagagagagagagagagagagagagacagacagacagagagagagagagagagagagagagagagagagaggtgggagtcAGAGCGGCAAACATTAGTGAAACAGTAAACAGGTGAAAACTACACACCCTAACAAACAAGCTCACTAATCACCCCAGTACTTAGTGTCAGGGGATAGGactaaaggaagagagagagacagagagagagagagagagagagagaaagggagggaggcaagggaggagaggagaggagaggaaggaaacCAGCAGCATTTTCCTCTCACCCTTCTCTTCCTCTAACACCAACCATGAATACATGGAAGTCAGGGTGGGTGGGTCCCTGCGTCAGGTGCGTTACTTTATATGAGACTAATGTTGGGATTATGCTCCATAAACTTTCACACAACCcttaacactaacacagtctgTTACACTACACCTTCACCGAGACTCAGAGACTCAGAGTGCTCCTGTAGCTCATGTCCTCACTGGTCAATCAGACAGGAAATAGCAGTTAAACTTTACTGTACTCCTAACAAACCGTGTTTATTACATATAGATAAGAACAGTCCagtgaaacaaataaaacaatcaaacattATACAGCAACGAATTAACTTACTCAACTACACCTACTGTCTGTGCCAATAAATACCAGTAAATACATATACAAGACAGCAACAGTTGAAGACATAACTACCATAATATGTAATATATGGCACTGAAGGGCTGTTAAACATGTCataaatatgtacagtataatTTGAATGAGTCATGTCTCAGAGGCTCTGACTCCTCACCAGCAGGTTAACAGACTCAATGACATCCATGAAGACTTCATTTTTACGGTATTTGATGCCCTCTGACCTCCATGACACCGCGTTGGTAACCGTTGCTGGGGGTCGCGGAGCGCCGACCTCCAGCTTGTGACCTTGTTGGGTAATGTATCTGGAGTAAAGGACAAGGGTTAGAGCAACACATAGAGAAAGTCCTCGTTTTTTATTCTTGGTAGCTGTTATAAGATCTAAgcctaaaatgttttttgtttttttttctggacgtTCTGAACATGCAAATAATAAGCTGAATTTTTTTGCGACTATCAGCAATTAAAGGGGTCCAATCACCAGTGGCCACTCTATTGCCGCTGATCAGACATCAGAAAGGACATCAGGATATCAAATAGCAGGATATCAGGTATCAGACTGTGGATCTCATTAACTTTATCTGTGCGACAGACAGACTGTGCAAAATATCAAATTCATCAAACGAGCGACCTAAGGTTTATGGATATTCTCAGCAACTCCTTCGTAATATTACCACCTAACGCCAAAGATTCATCATGTTTTAATTACTGAGAGAACATGTTAATCAAGTTTAGTGACAACTGCCCGGTTTATGAGGCAGAGATGTTTCAGTTCAACAAACAAGCCACACCCACATCATTTTATTGGCggtgcaataaaaaaaagttcagaataTTCTAGACAATTTGGACTCAGTGCATTATTGGTTCTCAAGAGAACCATATTTTAAGCTTAGTTTGAGGACAGTCACACAAATGGCTGAGGACTAGTtatcaattttcattttttttttagttaactTCTATTCTTTACACATACTGTTAGGAACCTGTATGGTTTACAGAGTTATGGCTGTGTTAGTTATTTCCCTGTTGTAACGTAACCTATTCATtcaaaaacaatacattttgtATGATGCCTCACAGGCACCTGCTTCATGTGTGCACCAAGTTTGGCAAAGATCAGACCACATATTTTGCTAGAGCTGTTTTGGTCCAAAAGGACACATCTCACAGCGTTTGAGTGCCATACAGTAGCCAATTTGCTCTGAAAATTCATCATATGTCGGATAATCACTGAATGAAGGAATCCAGTGATTCTTTTAAACCCAATTTCAAGACGATGAGGTGACTGATCAAAAGTTGGcttcagaaaaacatttaaaatgttggaAAACCAATTAGGGCAGAAAGATACTGTGTAGCTAACATCAACTGTTCTAAAGGCACAGAATCAAAGTGAACAGAGGAAACAGTTCCTACTCTATGATCCATGGTCCGTGAGCTAATTACCACAGAAGTGCCACAGCGCCACCCTTTGCCTGACTGGAGTAATTATGGTAATCTGAATAGCAGGAGAAGGAGACAGGACAATATGCAACGTTTCATGGCTGTTTGAACCTTTCAGgtcaaaataacacacaaaaaaaaaacaagattggGGAGgagaacaatacaaaaacagcattttttttccagcagtGAAACTGCATGGACGCTCTACTGGTGGACTAAAGAATTCAGCTAAAAACCAGAGCGGGGAGTACCTGTGAAGAAACCATTTCTAAGTACTCTCATACATTCACAAGCCTTTGGCAAACAAAGTAATTACTACAGCCCAACACTACAACCTTAACAGCTGTATCTGTGCAACTACTTGGCCCTGTTGAGCTGGTATAAACTGTGGAGTGGGAACAGTGTGTCTCCTGTAAACAATGTCACAGTGGTTTGTGGAAATGACACCGAGGACTCAGGGGAGGACAGAAGAGATCCAtagaggcaaacacacacatagacacacacacacatacacacacacacacacacacacacacacatacacacacacacatacaccacacacaaacacacacacacacacacacacacacacacatacactcttgaGTATATGCACACTGTTTCCATCACCTGTATCCCTGTGTTGTTTACTCctagtgatacacacacatacacatggaacAGGTagtgataaagagaaagagaaaggcagtagcaaaggcagaggaaaacCAATATCTAATCTCATTAAGGAGGCAGTTTTCTGATTCAGGTGAATAGAGGCGATATTACAGGTTTAGTGTAGTTTTCTGATTCAGGTGAAATGAGGCGATATTACAGGTTTAGTGTAGTTTTCTGATTCAGGTGAAATGAGGCGATATTACAGGTTTAGTGTAGTTTTTTGATTCAGGTGAAAAGAGGTGATATAACAGGTTTAGTGTAGTTTTCTGATTCAGGTGAAAATATTCACTGTAACAGGTTTAGTGTGGTTTTCTGATTCAGGTGAAAAGAGGCGATGTAACAGGTTTAGTGTGGTTTTCTGATTCAGGTGAAAAGATTCACTGTTACAGGTTTGGTGTGGTTTTCTGATCCAGGTGAAAAGATTCACTGTAACAGGTTTGGTGTGGTTTTCTGATTCAGGTGAAAAGATTCACTGTAACAGGTTTGGTGTAGTTTTCTGATTCAGGTGAAAAGATTCACTGTAACAGGTTTGGTGTGGTTTTCTGATTCAGGTGAAAAGATTCACTGTAACAGGTTTAGTGTGGTTTTCTGATTCAGGTGAAAAGAGGCGATGTAACAGGTTTAGTGTGGTTTTCTGATTCAGGTGAAAAGATTCACTGTAACAGGTTTGGTGTGGTTTTCTGATTCGGGTGAAAAGATTCACTGTAACAGGTTTGGTGTAGTTTTCTGATTCAGGTGAAAAGATTCACTGTAACAGGTTTAGTGTGGTTTTCTGATTCAGGTGAAAAGATTCACTGTAACAGGTTTAGTGTGGTTTTCTGATTCAGGTGAAAAGAGGCGATGTAACAGGTTTAGTGTGGTTTTCTGATTCAGGTGAAAAGATTCACTGTTACAGGTTTGGTGTGGTTTTCTGATCCAGGTGAAAAGATTCACTGTAACAGGTTTGGTGTGGTTTTCTGATTCAGGTGAAAAGATTCACTGTAACAGGTTTGGTGTAGTTTTCTGATTCAGGTGAAAAGATTCACTGTAACAGGTTTAGTGTGGTTTTCTGATTCAGGTGAAAAGATTCACTGTAACAGGTTTAGTGTGGTTTTCTGATTCAGGTGAAAAGATTCACTGTAACAGGTTTAGTGTGGTTTTCTGATTCAGGTGAACAGATTCACTGTAACAGGTTTGGTGTGGTTTTCTGATTCAGGTGAAAAGATTCACTGTAACAGGTTTGGTGTGGTTTTCTGATTCAGGTGAACAGATTCACTGTAACAGGTTTAGTATGgttttctgtcagtgtcagtgcagGCTGTGGATGTCTAAAATGATGGCAGGCTGGAGGGAGCAGAGAACAGGAGTGGACATTAggctctctgctcctctcacagTACATGCTAATGAAGtcttctgtgagagaaaaagaaagagagagagagataaaaggagagcgtgaagggtgtgtgtgtgtgagagagagagagagagagagagagatgtgttcacagtaaaaagagaaatatttgcaTCAGAATAGTGAGACTGATCGAAACAAATGGCCCGATCTCAGCAGACTGCTGGACACACAGAGCGAgaaccacagtgtgtgtgtgtgtgtgtgtgtgtgtgtgtgtgtgtgtgaagtgggtCCAGCTGACACAGGTATTGTGTTGATGTCAAAATGAGACAGAAGACATTGtgggagagaacacacacacacacacacacacgcacgcatacacacacacacagaaaatctaTCATATTGTATGGTGTGTAACCCCAAACAGTTCTTTTACCTTTAACCcagaaatttcacaaaaatctcTTTCGAAATGCAACCTGTAGCAAGCTCTATCTCAGGAGCCTAAGAAGAATGTGTGTTCTACACTAAAACCCAGGACTGAAAATGAGGAGATGGAGCTGTTGTAGGAGTAAAGACAGATGAAACTCAGTGTCACAATGAGCAGATTGAGTTGTGGTAAGTGTACGGTCAGATTAAACTCACTCCAGTAAGATTTTACTGTCCGTGGTCTGTGGGAAACCAAAGTCCATCACCTCGTCCATTAACTCATACACCGTCACAAAGTTATCACGGATACTCTCTTCCTCCAGCGCCTTAAAGTACTCCATAAACacctacacaacaacaacaacaacaacaacaacaacaacaagacaaacaggTCTGTTAATAcatgtgttctctgtgtaagTGAAAGCAGTGAGGGGAGAGGTCTGTGTGATGACACATGTTTTACCTCCACTATTTTATACAGGAACGAATAGACAAGAGCTGCATTGGTGTTCTTCTTGGTCATGGCCACCACTGAACATTGACTGTTAAGGTGTACAACCTTCACATtcataagacaaaaaaagaaaacaaaaaaatgcagagagagcacagagagaaagagagagagacagagagagagacagagagagagagagagagagagagacagagagagagagagagagagagagcgagagcaatcaatgaaaatgcaaaacatgTGTCTGATAAGAGGATACAGTAGAGGTTGCTATGCTTGATCCACAGGAAGTGGGTGGAGCCATGGGTTACCACGGGCGACAGCTCcgcctcttcctccctcttcatCATGATTGGCATGAAATGGTCGATTTCGTTCATGTCTATGTCGCCCATGTAGTTACGACATATGAGCACCTACAGgatatgacatcacaaacacagcatctgTTACTGCTAGTCTAGTCACACATGGACAAAATGTCATAATCATTTCTCATAacaatgaaacagtgtttaatAAATGTGTTGCTATGGAGCAACCACTTGACATACAGAAGTACATTATTATTGGCAGAGCTCAACGTTGGTGacatgtatatgcatgtatgtggtGTTGTTTGTATCTTATATAATGataacaatataataataatcataacaataataaacgtttatttagagcccaatatcactatttatagtctcaaagggctttacatgtccacaacaaagtcaaatcaaaattatattatccataagttagagaaaatagataagtctttagtttggttttaaaggtat encodes:
- the ap1m3 gene encoding adaptor related protein complex 1 subunit mu 3 isoform X2 — encoded protein: MAASAIFILDIKGKVLICRNYMGDIDMNEIDHFMPIMMKREEEAELSPVVTHGSTHFLWIKHSNLYLVAMTKKNTNAALVYSFLYKIVEVFMEYFKALEEESIRDNFVTVYELMDEVMDFGFPQTTDSKILLEYITQQGHKLEVGAPRPPATVTNAVSWRSEGIKYRKNEVFMDVIESVNLLVSATGSVLRSEILGSIKLKVILSGMPELRLGLNDKVLFENTGREKSKSVDLEDVKFHQCVRLSRFENDRTISFIPPDGESELMSYRLNTTVKPLFWIESVIERFSHSRVEIKVKARSQFKSRSTANNVSILVPVPSDADSPKFKTSMGQAKWVPEKNAVEWSIKSFPGGKEYIMRAHFGLPSVESDELEAKRPITVKFEIPYFTVSGIQVRYLKIIEKSGYQALPWVRYITQSGDYQVRTN
- the ap1m3 gene encoding adaptor related protein complex 1 subunit mu 3 isoform X1, with protein sequence MAASAIFILDIKGKVLICRNYMGDIDMNEIDHFMPIMMKREEEAELSPVVTHGSTHFLWIKHSNLYLVAMTKKNTNAALVYSFLYKIVEVFMEYFKALEEESIRDNFVTVYELMDEVMDFGFPQTTDSKILLEYITQQGHKLEVGAPRPPATVTNAVSWRSEGIKYRKNEVFMDVIESVNLLVSATGSVLRSEILGSIKLKVILSGMPELRLGLNDKVLFENTGLSGEKSKSVDLEDVKFHQCVRLSRFENDRTISFIPPDGESELMSYRLNTTVKPLFWIESVIERFSHSRVEIKVKARSQFKSRSTANNVSILVPVPSDADSPKFKTSMGQAKWVPEKNAVEWSIKSFPGGKEYIMRAHFGLPSVESDELEAKRPITVKFEIPYFTVSGIQVRYLKIIEKSGYQALPWVRYITQSGDYQVRTN